One Cellulomonas sp. Y8 DNA segment encodes these proteins:
- a CDS encoding bile acid:sodium symporter, whose translation MCGSKKSLATGLPMASVLFGPVAAAGVALPVIVFHQLQLATCAVLARRLAATDPEPDPVVARA comes from the coding sequence ATGTGCGGGTCGAAGAAGAGCCTGGCCACCGGCCTGCCGATGGCGAGCGTGCTGTTCGGGCCGGTCGCGGCCGCGGGTGTCGCGCTGCCCGTGATCGTGTTCCACCAGCTGCAGCTCGCGACCTGCGCGGTGCTGGCGCGCCGGCTCGCGGCGACGGACCCCGAGCCCGACCCGGTGGTCGCGCGCGCCTGA
- the rsmI gene encoding 16S rRNA (cytidine(1402)-2'-O)-methyltransferase, translated as MTPQAPGTGRLVLAATPIGDVEDASPRLRRLLEEADVVAAEDTRRLRALATRMGVTVGGRVVSHHEHNEAATTPELLDVVRGGGTVVVVTDAGMPAVSDPGFRVVAAAVEAGLTVTAAPGPSAVLTALALSGLPTDRFCFEGFPPRKPGERARALTALEREPRTMVFFEAPHRLAATLADMATAFGADRPAAVCRELTKTYEEVVRDGLGALAAWAAAGEVRGEIAVVVAGAPAREVASEADLVAEVLARADGGERLKDAVAEVAQVAGIPKRELYAAALAARAGR; from the coding sequence GTGACCCCCCAGGCTCCCGGCACCGGCCGGCTCGTGCTCGCGGCGACCCCGATCGGCGACGTGGAGGACGCCTCGCCCCGGCTGCGCCGGCTGCTCGAGGAGGCCGACGTCGTCGCGGCGGAGGACACCCGGCGGCTGCGGGCGCTCGCGACGCGCATGGGTGTGACGGTCGGCGGGCGGGTGGTGAGCCACCACGAGCACAACGAGGCGGCGACGACGCCCGAGCTGCTCGACGTCGTGCGCGGCGGCGGGACGGTCGTCGTCGTGACGGACGCCGGGATGCCCGCGGTGTCCGACCCGGGGTTCCGTGTGGTGGCTGCCGCGGTCGAGGCGGGGCTGACCGTGACGGCCGCGCCCGGGCCGAGCGCCGTGCTGACCGCGCTCGCGCTGTCCGGGCTGCCGACCGACCGGTTCTGCTTCGAGGGCTTCCCGCCGCGCAAGCCGGGGGAGCGGGCCCGCGCGCTGACCGCCCTGGAGCGCGAGCCGCGGACGATGGTGTTCTTCGAGGCGCCGCACCGGCTCGCGGCGACGCTCGCGGACATGGCGACCGCGTTCGGCGCGGACCGGCCCGCGGCCGTGTGCCGGGAGCTGACCAAGACCTACGAGGAGGTCGTCCGCGACGGGCTGGGCGCGCTGGCGGCGTGGGCCGCGGCGGGCGAGGTGCGCGGCGAGATCGCGGTCGTCGTGGCCGGCGCCCCCGCGCGCGAGGTGGCCTCGGAGGCGGACCTCGTCGCGGAGGTGCTCGCCCGGGCGGACGGCGGCGAGCGGCTCAAGGACGCCGTGGCCGAGGTCGCCCAGGTCGCGGGCATCCCGAAGCGGGAGCTGTACGCGGCGGCGCTGGCGGCGCGCGCCGGGCGCTGA
- the aroD gene encoding type I 3-dehydroquinate dehydratase — protein sequence MTSTAAPAPTPVTVRGTAIGTGRPKVIVPLTGGTVDELLAQAAAVVAAGPDVVEWRVDHLEGGRATPEAAAAAGTALRGVLGDLPLLVTIRTAHEGGLADVTDEAYAAAYRAVLATGVVDLLDVEVMRDPGTVRALVDLAHAAGAVVVASNHDFDATPAREEIVRRLLHMAEQGADVLKIAVMPRDPGDVLTLLAATWETAQRTDRPLITMSMAGTGVASRVAGGVFGSAATFGTVGPASAPGQVELGALRAALDVVHGG from the coding sequence ATGACCAGCACCGCGGCGCCCGCGCCGACCCCGGTGACCGTGCGCGGCACGGCGATCGGCACCGGCCGGCCCAAGGTGATCGTGCCCCTGACCGGTGGCACCGTCGACGAGCTGCTCGCCCAGGCCGCCGCCGTGGTCGCCGCCGGGCCCGACGTCGTCGAGTGGCGGGTGGACCACCTCGAGGGCGGCCGCGCGACGCCGGAGGCCGCCGCCGCAGCCGGCACCGCGCTGCGCGGGGTGCTCGGCGACCTGCCGCTGCTCGTCACGATCCGCACCGCGCACGAGGGCGGGCTCGCGGACGTCACCGACGAGGCGTACGCCGCCGCCTACCGGGCCGTCCTCGCGACCGGCGTCGTCGACCTGCTCGACGTCGAGGTGATGCGGGACCCGGGCACGGTGCGCGCGCTGGTCGACCTCGCGCACGCCGCCGGCGCCGTCGTCGTCGCGTCCAACCACGACTTCGACGCCACGCCCGCGCGCGAGGAGATCGTCCGCCGGCTGCTGCACATGGCCGAGCAGGGCGCCGACGTGCTCAAGATCGCCGTCATGCCGCGCGACCCCGGCGACGTGCTGACGCTGCTGGCCGCGACGTGGGAGACGGCGCAGCGCACCGACCGGCCGCTCATCACGATGTCGATGGCGGGCACGGGGGTCGCGTCGCGCGTCGCGGGCGGCGTGTTCGGCTCGGCGGCGACCTTCGGGACGGTCGGGCCGGCGTCGGCGCCGGGGCAGGTCGAGCTCGGGGCGCTGCGCGCGGCGCTCGACGTGGTGCACGGAGGCTGA
- a CDS encoding head GIN domain-containing protein, whose protein sequence is MRGTRTTAARATTAAAVGAALVLGLAACAGAPRGPVVTRDVDIEDVTAVQLATSGDLTIRRGTTPSLTVTAREGTQDRLVSEVRDGVLVLDSRGSFGVGSWGDVSYELVVGEVAELVVSGSGDVTADDVTGESLRLSVEGSGSVDLTGLDAESIALRVAGSGDVELDGRTGSLAIGIEGSGGIDADRLRADEVDVSIEGSGDVEVHATRRLAVSIEGSGSVSYAGDPEVTQRIEGSGEVSRED, encoded by the coding sequence ATGCGAGGCACCAGGACGACGGCGGCCCGGGCGACGACGGCGGCGGCCGTGGGGGCGGCGCTGGTGCTCGGCCTCGCCGCGTGCGCCGGCGCGCCGCGGGGCCCGGTCGTGACCCGGGACGTCGACATCGAGGACGTGACCGCGGTGCAGCTCGCGACCTCGGGCGACCTGACGATCCGCCGCGGGACCACCCCGTCCCTGACGGTCACCGCGCGCGAGGGCACCCAGGACCGGTTGGTGTCCGAGGTCCGGGACGGCGTGCTGGTGCTCGACTCCCGGGGCTCGTTCGGCGTGGGCTCCTGGGGCGACGTGTCGTACGAGCTCGTCGTCGGCGAGGTCGCCGAGCTGGTGGTCTCCGGCTCGGGCGACGTGACCGCGGACGACGTCACCGGCGAGTCGCTGCGGCTGTCGGTCGAGGGCTCCGGGTCGGTCGACCTGACGGGGCTGGACGCCGAGTCGATCGCGCTGCGGGTCGCCGGGTCGGGCGACGTGGAGCTCGACGGCCGCACGGGGTCGCTCGCCATCGGGATCGAGGGCTCGGGCGGCATCGACGCGGACCGGCTGCGCGCCGACGAGGTGGACGTGTCGATCGAGGGCTCCGGCGACGTCGAGGTGCACGCGACCCGGCGGCTGGCGGTGTCGATCGAGGGCTCCGGGTCCGTGTCGTACGCGGGCGACCCGGAGGTCACCCAGCGCATCGAGGGGTCGGGCGAGGTGTCGCGGGAGGACTGA
- a CDS encoding dolichyl-phosphate-mannose--protein mannosyltransferase, whose amino-acid sequence MPQPDPVPDEPGPRDPSDAPGSSGLGRDAPDAGERRFPPVVPPGPDDAPTAPRTTGTVMTEAAPPGDATPGGGAAPEGTGRHGHAVPTPAAGTLVIRAGEDPDREDDPGLSTHDRLLVSLLGARTLLLGATRRARVTGWLWPLAVTLLGGVLRFWDLGRPHELVFDETYYVKQAYSLLRLGYEGSWGDDANALFAQGDGSALGTSPEYVVHPPVGKWLIALGIQLGGGIGSATAWRLASAVVGTLAVLMVARIARRLFASTALGTVAGLLMAVDGEAIVHSRTGLLDNFVMFFALAAFGALLLDRDQARRRLAARTAAVLDSGAELGLGPRLGWRWWRFAAAVLLGLCIGTKWSGLYFLAVFGLLSVAWDASARRSVGVRAWVPATLWRDAIPAGFIVVLTAAGTYLGTWASWFAHPGSYLRQWAVENPGEGVTWLPPALRSLWHFHTQMWEFHTHLTAEHAYAAHPLGWIIQWRPTSFYYPTEVSGLTGSAARELCGADACSQAITSLGNPVIWWLGALALLIALYRLLVRRDWRAGAVLSGIAAGWLPWFQYTERTIFTFYSIAFTPWVVLTLTYVLALLVQGRDERQRRRGLVATTAVLVVVLAVSAFFYPIWTAWVVPYDFWHVHMWLRSWI is encoded by the coding sequence GTGCCGCAGCCCGACCCCGTGCCCGACGAGCCGGGTCCCCGCGACCCCTCCGACGCGCCGGGCAGCAGCGGCCTCGGCCGCGACGCCCCGGACGCGGGCGAGCGGCGGTTCCCGCCCGTCGTCCCGCCCGGCCCCGACGACGCCCCCACGGCGCCGCGCACGACCGGCACCGTCATGACGGAGGCCGCCCCGCCCGGCGACGCCACCCCCGGCGGCGGGGCCGCACCCGAGGGCACCGGCCGGCACGGCCACGCGGTCCCCACCCCGGCGGCGGGGACGCTCGTCATCCGCGCCGGCGAGGACCCCGACCGCGAGGACGACCCCGGCCTGTCGACGCACGACCGGCTGCTCGTCTCGCTCCTGGGCGCCCGCACGCTCCTGCTCGGCGCGACGCGCCGGGCCCGGGTCACCGGGTGGCTGTGGCCGTTGGCGGTGACGCTGCTCGGCGGCGTGCTGCGGTTCTGGGACCTCGGCCGGCCGCACGAGCTGGTCTTCGACGAGACCTACTACGTCAAGCAGGCGTACTCGCTGCTGAGGCTCGGGTACGAGGGGTCCTGGGGCGACGACGCGAACGCGCTGTTCGCGCAGGGGGACGGCTCCGCGCTCGGCACGTCGCCGGAGTACGTCGTGCACCCGCCGGTCGGGAAGTGGCTGATCGCGCTGGGCATCCAGCTCGGCGGCGGGATCGGGTCCGCGACCGCCTGGCGGCTCGCGTCGGCCGTCGTCGGGACGCTCGCCGTCCTCATGGTCGCCCGGATCGCGCGCCGGCTGTTCGCCTCGACCGCGCTCGGCACGGTCGCAGGGCTGCTCATGGCCGTCGACGGCGAGGCGATCGTGCACTCCCGCACGGGGCTGCTGGACAACTTCGTCATGTTCTTCGCGCTCGCCGCGTTCGGGGCGCTGCTGCTCGACCGGGACCAGGCCCGCCGCCGGCTGGCCGCGCGGACGGCGGCGGTCCTCGACTCCGGGGCGGAGCTGGGCCTCGGCCCGCGGCTCGGCTGGCGGTGGTGGCGGTTCGCCGCGGCCGTGCTGCTGGGCCTGTGCATCGGCACCAAGTGGTCGGGCCTGTACTTCCTGGCCGTCTTCGGGCTGCTGTCGGTGGCCTGGGACGCCTCCGCGCGCCGGTCGGTCGGGGTCCGCGCGTGGGTGCCGGCGACGCTGTGGCGGGACGCGATCCCGGCAGGGTTCATCGTGGTGCTCACCGCTGCCGGCACGTACCTCGGCACCTGGGCGTCCTGGTTCGCGCACCCCGGCTCCTACCTGCGGCAGTGGGCCGTCGAGAACCCCGGCGAGGGCGTGACCTGGCTGCCGCCCGCGTTGCGCTCCCTGTGGCACTTCCACACCCAGATGTGGGAGTTCCACACGCACCTCACCGCCGAGCACGCGTACGCCGCGCACCCGCTGGGCTGGATCATCCAGTGGCGGCCGACGTCGTTCTACTACCCGACCGAGGTCTCCGGCCTGACGGGGTCCGCCGCGCGCGAGCTGTGCGGGGCCGACGCCTGCTCGCAGGCGATCACCTCGCTCGGCAACCCGGTGATCTGGTGGCTCGGCGCGCTGGCGCTGCTGATCGCCCTGTACCGGCTGCTCGTCCGCCGGGACTGGCGCGCGGGCGCGGTGCTGTCCGGCATCGCCGCCGGCTGGCTGCCCTGGTTCCAGTACACCGAGCGGACGATCTTCACCTTCTACTCGATCGCGTTCACGCCCTGGGTCGTGCTGACGCTGACCTACGTGCTGGCGCTGCTCGTGCAGGGCCGGGACGAGCGCCAGCGCCGCCGGGGGCTGGTGGCCACCACGGCGGTGCTGGTCGTCGTCCTCGCGGTCAGCGCCTTCTTCTACCCGATCTGGACCGCGTGGGTCGTGCCGTACGACTTCTGGCACGTCCACATGTGGCTGCGGTCCTGGATCTGA
- a CDS encoding HNH endonuclease signature motif containing protein: MPADLREPPPEPGPVPGAGVLACGCGCTCGGGGSDPREEDEAGGGASDPAAVVAEFLDPGLPRSEQLTEALDSTPTGVPLARLLGALDPRSLDDFDLAEVAAAYTRMSGWAHAGLAGVAAELARRQGMGPQLDPRAPRGRGSGLSSQRVAAMTLSARLSRSPQDTAALIREGADFAGALADTGTALRQGRISVPAARVIAARLGDQVAWVSGPVQDYVLPRAEHSTVTQVRVDLERALLRVDPEHAQDRRDTARAARRVSHPRALPDQMAEMHLVLPAEHAIGLDTALQGAARSAKAAGDPRTVDQLRCDTLVDCVLAGTPAAALAATGASPAATPGYLPSPRDTGAPTSSDPVPGADVGSSPDAGRAATRDPRTHVLVTVPLSTLIGQGDTPADLAGSGPIDATTARALAQGGVWRRLVTDDLSGTVLDVGRTTYRPPAALADHVRHRDRTCTFPGCPVPAHHCDLDHTEDWAPAPDDPHLPGTTSHTNLGPTCPRHHRAKHHARFTLHQPEPGTHDWTDPTGHTYRTRPGTDRPTQHLTGPRRLRTPAPDTPPDPSTPATSPEPSPSGVPPDSSTSGAPPGAAAPLPPAPHALDDDLPPY, from the coding sequence ATGCCCGCTGACCTGCGCGAACCCCCTCCCGAGCCCGGCCCCGTGCCGGGCGCGGGGGTGCTGGCGTGCGGGTGCGGGTGCACCTGCGGCGGGGGTGGGTCCGACCCCCGCGAGGAGGACGAGGCGGGCGGTGGCGCGTCCGACCCTGCGGCGGTGGTGGCGGAGTTCCTGGACCCGGGTCTGCCGCGCTCGGAGCAGCTGACCGAGGCCCTGGACAGCACGCCCACGGGGGTGCCGCTGGCCCGGTTGCTGGGGGCGTTGGACCCGCGGTCGTTGGACGACTTCGACCTGGCGGAGGTCGCCGCCGCGTACACCCGGATGTCGGGGTGGGCGCACGCGGGGCTGGCGGGGGTGGCGGCCGAGCTCGCCCGCCGCCAGGGGATGGGGCCGCAGCTCGACCCCCGCGCGCCCAGGGGCCGGGGTTCCGGCCTGAGCTCGCAGCGGGTCGCGGCGATGACGTTGTCCGCGCGGCTGAGCCGGTCCCCGCAGGACACCGCGGCGCTGATCCGCGAGGGCGCGGACTTCGCCGGCGCCCTGGCCGACACCGGCACCGCGTTGCGTCAGGGGCGGATCAGCGTGCCGGCGGCGCGGGTGATTGCCGCCCGGCTGGGTGACCAGGTCGCGTGGGTGTCCGGGCCGGTGCAGGACTACGTGCTGCCCCGGGCGGAGCACTCCACCGTGACCCAGGTCCGGGTGGACCTGGAGCGGGCGCTGCTGCGGGTCGACCCCGAGCACGCCCAGGACCGCCGGGACACCGCCCGGGCCGCGCGGCGTGTGAGCCACCCGCGGGCCCTGCCGGACCAGATGGCCGAGATGCATCTCGTGCTACCCGCCGAGCACGCGATCGGTCTGGACACCGCCCTGCAGGGCGCGGCCCGCTCCGCCAAGGCCGCCGGGGACCCCCGCACCGTGGACCAGCTGCGCTGCGACACCCTGGTGGACTGCGTCCTGGCCGGCACCCCCGCCGCCGCCCTGGCCGCGACCGGCGCCTCACCCGCCGCCACCCCCGGCTACCTGCCCAGCCCCCGCGACACCGGCGCGCCTACCTCGTCCGACCCCGTCCCCGGTGCCGACGTGGGCTCCTCGCCCGACGCCGGCCGGGCCGCGACGCGTGACCCGCGCACCCACGTCCTGGTCACCGTGCCGCTGTCGACCCTGATCGGGCAGGGCGACACCCCCGCCGACCTCGCCGGGTCCGGCCCGATCGACGCCACCACCGCCCGCGCCCTGGCCCAGGGCGGGGTCTGGCGGCGCCTGGTCACCGACGACCTGTCCGGCACCGTCCTGGACGTCGGGCGCACCACCTACCGGCCACCGGCAGCCCTCGCCGACCACGTCCGGCACCGCGACCGCACCTGCACCTTCCCCGGCTGCCCCGTGCCCGCCCACCACTGCGACCTCGACCACACCGAGGACTGGGCGCCCGCACCCGACGACCCCCACCTCCCGGGCACCACCAGCCACACCAACCTCGGCCCCACCTGCCCCCGCCACCACCGCGCCAAGCACCACGCCCGGTTCACCCTGCACCAACCCGAACCCGGCACCCACGACTGGACCGACCCCACCGGCCACACCTACCGCACCCGCCCCGGCACCGACCGCCCCACCCAGCACCTCACCGGCCCCCGCCGCCTGCGCACACCCGCACCCGACACCCCACCGGACCCGTCCACGCCCGCAACCTCGCCCGAGCCGTCTCCGTCCGGGGTCCCGCCGGACAGCTCCACGTCGGGGGCTCCGCCGGGTGCAGCCGCCCCGCTCCCACCCGCCCCGCACGCCCTGGACGACGACCTCCCGCCGTACTGA
- a CDS encoding aminotransferase class I/II-fold pyridoxal phosphate-dependent enzyme, with the protein MEFRRIPGLPPYVFTIIDTLKVEARRAGRDVVDLGFGNPDLPSPQVAVEKLAEAAHNTRNHRYSASRGIPKLRQAVADHYLRRFGVTLDPDTEIISTIGAKEGFSHLMWVLLQPGDAALVPTPSYPIHIWGPYFAGADARQVPIGDGTDGAGYVDRVMEAWDLGWPKPRVIVLSFPHNPTTTTVELHDLQRLVDWARERDVVLVHDLAYADMCFDGWTPPSIMQCVGATEVAVELYSMTKSYSMAGWRVAFLVGRKDVVGALAKLKSYLDYGTFQPIQIAATVTLNEATDYPAELSAVYESRRNALVDGLSRIGWDILRPKGTMFAWARIPEPYREMGSIEFAEMLVRDCDVAVSPGVGFGPGGDGHVRFALIENEQRIGQAVRGLRRGLTRLG; encoded by the coding sequence ATGGAGTTCCGTCGCATCCCCGGCCTGCCGCCCTACGTGTTCACGATCATCGACACGCTCAAGGTCGAGGCGCGGCGCGCCGGCCGCGACGTGGTCGACCTCGGCTTCGGCAACCCCGACCTGCCCAGCCCGCAGGTCGCCGTCGAGAAGCTGGCCGAGGCGGCGCACAACACCCGGAACCACCGGTACTCCGCGTCCCGCGGCATCCCGAAGCTGAGGCAGGCGGTGGCCGACCACTACCTGCGCCGGTTCGGCGTCACGCTCGACCCCGACACCGAGATCATCTCGACGATCGGCGCCAAGGAGGGGTTCAGCCACCTCATGTGGGTGCTGCTCCAGCCCGGCGACGCGGCGCTGGTCCCGACGCCGTCGTACCCGATCCACATCTGGGGCCCGTACTTCGCGGGCGCCGACGCCCGGCAGGTGCCGATCGGCGACGGCACCGACGGGGCCGGCTACGTCGACCGGGTCATGGAGGCCTGGGACCTGGGGTGGCCGAAGCCCCGCGTCATCGTGCTGTCGTTCCCGCACAACCCGACGACCACCACCGTCGAGCTCCACGACCTGCAGCGGCTCGTCGACTGGGCGCGGGAGCGCGACGTCGTCCTGGTGCACGACCTGGCGTACGCCGACATGTGCTTCGACGGCTGGACCCCGCCGTCGATCATGCAGTGCGTCGGCGCGACCGAGGTCGCCGTCGAGCTGTACTCGATGACCAAGTCGTACTCGATGGCCGGCTGGCGGGTGGCGTTCCTGGTCGGCCGGAAGGACGTCGTCGGCGCGCTCGCGAAGCTCAAGTCGTACCTCGACTACGGGACGTTCCAGCCGATCCAGATCGCCGCGACGGTGACCCTGAACGAGGCGACGGACTACCCGGCGGAGCTCTCCGCGGTCTACGAGAGCCGGCGGAACGCGCTGGTGGACGGGCTGTCCCGGATCGGCTGGGACATCCTGCGGCCGAAGGGGACGATGTTCGCCTGGGCGCGGATCCCCGAGCCGTACCGGGAGATGGGGTCCATCGAGTTCGCCGAGATGCTGGTGCGGGACTGCGACGTGGCGGTCTCGCCGGGCGTCGGGTTCGGGCCGGGCGGCGACGGGCACGTGCGGTTCGCGCTGATCGAGAACGAGCAGCGGATCGGGCAGGCGGTGCGCGGGCTGCGCAGGGGGCTGACCCGGCTGGGGTGA
- a CDS encoding family 20 glycosylhydrolase — protein MPAPTTPLRLVPAPRLVREAEGAPFVVSAATTVTTGVSPAEVALGVLAAEQLSRISGSTVEVRYRDVAEPTQPGDVAFVLDPEHLSGEQYHLDVAEDLVRVAAGTAEGLMRGLATLHQVLRPHDGTFAAWPVHVEDEPVHGWRGLSVDVARHFFGPDDLRVVVDLMAAYKLNVLHLHLSDDQGWRLDLPSRPDLAARSGGTAVDGDPGGYFTTEEFQALVAYAAARGVRVVPEIDVPGHVNAALHAYGELTPSGEPAEAYTGIEVGFSRLTADLPTTEPFLRDVFGDVAAVTPGEYVHIGGDEVHTMERDEYARLVRMASDAVRAAGKQVVGWQEIATTPLEPGTVVQYWDTRMDPAPIVAAAQAGARLLMSPGSKAYLDMKYDGDTALGLEWAGHIELRDAYAWEPTALVPGLPEGSVIGVEATVWTETLRSLDDLMTMLLPRLAAVAEVAWTPADRRDWDDFATRVAAHGPYWDAEGYAWYPSPQVDWAVDLG, from the coding sequence GTGCCCGCTCCGACCACACCCCTGCGACTCGTGCCGGCGCCGCGGCTGGTGCGCGAGGCCGAGGGTGCGCCGTTCGTCGTCTCCGCCGCCACCACCGTGACCACGGGCGTCAGCCCCGCGGAGGTCGCGCTGGGCGTGCTCGCCGCCGAGCAGCTCAGTCGCATCTCCGGCAGCACCGTCGAGGTGCGCTACCGCGACGTCGCGGAGCCCACCCAGCCGGGCGACGTCGCGTTCGTGCTCGACCCCGAGCACCTGTCGGGGGAGCAGTACCACCTCGACGTCGCCGAGGACCTGGTCCGGGTCGCGGCAGGCACCGCCGAGGGCCTCATGCGCGGGCTGGCGACGCTGCACCAGGTGCTGCGGCCGCACGACGGCACGTTCGCCGCCTGGCCGGTGCACGTCGAGGACGAGCCGGTGCACGGCTGGCGGGGCCTGTCCGTGGACGTGGCGCGGCACTTCTTCGGGCCGGACGACCTGCGGGTCGTCGTCGACCTGATGGCGGCGTACAAGCTCAACGTGCTGCACCTGCACCTGTCGGACGACCAGGGCTGGCGCCTCGACCTGCCGTCCCGGCCGGACCTGGCGGCGCGCTCGGGCGGCACGGCCGTCGACGGCGACCCGGGCGGCTACTTCACGACCGAGGAGTTCCAGGCGCTGGTCGCGTACGCGGCCGCGCGCGGCGTGCGGGTGGTGCCGGAGATCGACGTGCCGGGCCACGTGAACGCGGCCCTGCACGCGTACGGCGAGCTGACGCCGTCGGGCGAGCCGGCCGAGGCGTACACCGGCATCGAGGTCGGCTTCAGCCGGCTCACCGCGGACCTGCCGACGACCGAGCCGTTCCTGCGGGACGTGTTCGGCGACGTCGCGGCCGTGACGCCGGGGGAGTACGTGCACATCGGCGGCGACGAGGTGCACACGATGGAGCGCGACGAGTACGCGCGCCTCGTGCGGATGGCCTCCGACGCCGTGCGCGCCGCGGGCAAGCAGGTGGTCGGCTGGCAGGAGATCGCCACCACGCCGCTCGAGCCGGGCACGGTCGTGCAGTACTGGGACACCCGGATGGACCCCGCGCCGATCGTCGCCGCGGCGCAGGCGGGGGCGCGGCTGCTGATGTCGCCGGGCTCGAAGGCCTACCTCGACATGAAGTACGACGGGGACACGGCGCTCGGGCTGGAGTGGGCCGGGCACATCGAGCTGCGCGACGCCTACGCCTGGGAGCCGACCGCGCTGGTGCCGGGCCTGCCGGAGGGCTCCGTGATCGGGGTCGAGGCGACCGTGTGGACCGAGACGCTGCGCAGCCTCGACGACCTCATGACGATGCTGCTGCCCCGGCTCGCGGCCGTCGCCGAGGTCGCGTGGACGCCGGCCGACCGCCGGGACTGGGACGACTTCGCGACCCGGGTCGCCGCGCACGGGCCGTACTGGGACGCCGAGGGGTACGCCTGGTACCCGAGCCCGCAGGTCGACTGGGCCGTCGACCTCGGCTGA
- a CDS encoding bile acid:sodium symporter, whose product MPEAIPSRPGRWSRAWSATKTWVDPLVVMIVAVFLLGLFAPASGGFATGLDHVTTAAVVLLFFLYGARMATSEVWDGLKNWRLQGGMLASTYLLFPVLGLAVQVLPDSVLPADLKTGLLYLSLLPSTIQSSVVFTSIARGNVAGAITGATVSNVLGIVLTPLLVGVLMSRAGGPVGGSAGATLLQLLPFVVGQLLQPKIGAWVRAHKPVTLITDRGTILLVAYGSVSEAESSGVWDDLTVGVLVALVVVCAVLLAAMLVISRGAAGAR is encoded by the coding sequence GTGCCTGAAGCGATCCCGTCCCGACCGGGCCGGTGGTCCCGGGCCTGGTCCGCGACCAAGACGTGGGTGGACCCGCTCGTCGTCATGATCGTCGCGGTGTTCCTCCTCGGGCTGTTCGCCCCCGCCTCCGGCGGCTTCGCGACCGGCCTGGACCACGTCACCACCGCCGCCGTCGTCCTGCTGTTCTTCCTCTACGGCGCCCGCATGGCCACCAGCGAGGTCTGGGACGGCCTGAAGAACTGGCGCCTGCAGGGCGGGATGCTCGCGTCGACGTACCTGCTGTTCCCGGTGCTCGGGCTCGCGGTGCAGGTGCTGCCCGACTCGGTGCTGCCGGCCGACCTCAAGACCGGCCTGCTGTACCTGTCGCTGCTGCCGTCGACGATCCAGTCGTCCGTCGTGTTCACGTCGATCGCGCGCGGCAACGTGGCGGGGGCGATCACCGGCGCGACGGTGTCGAACGTGCTCGGCATCGTGCTGACGCCGCTGCTGGTCGGGGTCCTCATGTCGCGGGCGGGGGGTCCGGTCGGCGGCTCGGCCGGTGCGACGCTGCTGCAGCTGCTGCCGTTCGTGGTGGGCCAGCTCCTGCAGCCGAAGATCGGCGCGTGGGTCCGCGCGCACAAGCCGGTGACGCTCATCACCGACCGCGGCACGATCCTGCTCGTCGCGTACGGGTCGGTGTCGGAGGCCGAGTCGTCGGGCGTCTGGGACGACCTGACGGTCGGCGTGCTCGTCGCGCTGGTCGTGGTCTGCGCCGTGCTGCTCGCGGCGATGCTGGTGATATCACGTGGAGCGGCGGGCGCGCGCTGA